One genomic segment of Nonomuraea sp. NBC_00507 includes these proteins:
- a CDS encoding NUDIX hydrolase, producing MTQPNPGFDPTTLHARRDPNDPMDATQHPADDRYYPSVPPPEMPACELEALVIYHDSVTAGACTCGWCAFYNEQDRRAQAEHGGETVRRCDNTRVGVLVRDSSSRLLVIDRATPPGGVTGLAGHLDEHAVPEKAARDAVLKEVGLQAVHLDLLVCRWREDRCRRQTGPEGIGHEWHVYQARADGAPSARACQAFRARWLTRGQLQALVVRTAAYARGELPDAEWWASPGIAPVWVFWLSLAGLVTATREDLAAIEQASSWQVRT from the coding sequence ATGACGCAGCCCAACCCGGGCTTCGACCCGACCACTCTGCATGCGCGTCGGGACCCCAACGACCCGATGGACGCGACCCAGCATCCGGCCGATGATCGCTACTACCCGAGCGTGCCGCCGCCGGAGATGCCCGCCTGCGAGCTCGAAGCGCTGGTGATCTACCACGATTCCGTCACAGCTGGCGCCTGCACGTGCGGCTGGTGTGCGTTCTACAACGAACAGGACCGGCGCGCCCAGGCGGAACACGGCGGTGAGACGGTCAGGCGCTGCGACAACACCCGCGTCGGTGTGCTCGTCCGAGACTCCAGCAGCCGCCTGCTGGTCATCGACCGTGCTACCCCGCCGGGGGGCGTGACCGGGCTCGCCGGCCACCTCGACGAGCACGCTGTTCCCGAGAAGGCTGCCAGGGACGCGGTGCTGAAGGAGGTCGGACTGCAGGCCGTCCACCTGGACCTGCTGGTGTGCCGCTGGCGCGAGGACCGCTGCCGTCGCCAGACCGGTCCCGAAGGCATCGGTCATGAGTGGCACGTCTACCAGGCCCGGGCGGACGGCGCGCCTTCCGCCCGGGCCTGTCAGGCGTTCCGCGCCCGCTGGCTGACCCGGGGCCAGTTGCAGGCGCTGGTCGTCCGAACCGCGGCTTACGCCCGCGGCGAGCTCCCCGACGCGGAATGGTGGGCCAGCCCTGGCATCGCGCCGGTCTGGGTGTTCTGGCTCAGCCTGGCCGGGCTGGTCACCGCCACGCGCGAGGACCTCGCCGCCATTGAGCAAGCCAGCAGCTGGCAGGTGCGCACATGA
- a CDS encoding phosphotransferase family protein, with amino-acid sequence MTSSAEVAARDVLGAASRRAELDPAGAELIRLGENALFRLPGGIIARIARAGQAAAVAREVAVARWLETHDVPAVQLWPGVDQPVEVDGRAVTWWRELAPHKHGTALQVATALRRLHDLPPPVECDVGRLDPFVRLGERIDRATTLRKADRHWMRRHLAELEARYAELPEGLPESVVHGDAWIGNVVSTDDGQVVLLDLERCSIGPPEWDLTSTAVKAFSIAGITAEDYGTFVKAYGHDVTAWAGFETLRDIREFRMTCMAAQVAAENPARRDEVKLRLACLRGERGPRPWRWTPVP; translated from the coding sequence ATGACCAGCAGCGCCGAGGTGGCAGCTCGGGACGTGCTCGGCGCGGCCAGCCGCCGCGCCGAGCTCGACCCGGCTGGGGCCGAGCTGATCCGGCTCGGCGAGAACGCCCTGTTCCGACTCCCGGGCGGCATCATCGCCCGCATCGCCCGCGCCGGCCAGGCCGCCGCCGTGGCGCGCGAGGTGGCGGTGGCCAGATGGCTGGAGACCCACGACGTGCCCGCGGTCCAGTTGTGGCCCGGCGTCGACCAGCCCGTCGAGGTGGACGGGCGCGCGGTCACCTGGTGGCGGGAGCTGGCGCCGCACAAGCATGGAACCGCGCTGCAGGTGGCCACCGCGCTGCGCCGCCTGCATGACCTGCCGCCGCCGGTCGAATGCGACGTCGGCCGCCTGGACCCGTTCGTGCGGCTGGGCGAGCGGATCGACCGGGCCACCACGCTCCGCAAGGCGGACCGGCATTGGATGCGCCGCCACCTAGCCGAGCTCGAAGCACGGTACGCGGAACTGCCCGAAGGGCTACCCGAGAGCGTCGTGCACGGCGACGCCTGGATCGGCAACGTCGTCTCCACCGACGACGGCCAGGTGGTGCTGCTCGACTTGGAGCGCTGCTCGATCGGCCCGCCCGAATGGGACCTGACCTCCACAGCCGTGAAGGCGTTCAGCATCGCCGGCATCACGGCCGAGGACTACGGAACCTTCGTCAAGGCGTACGGGCACGATGTCACCGCGTGGGCCGGGTTCGAGACGCTGCGGGACATTCGCGAGTTCCGCATGACGTGCATGGCCGCGCAGGTCGCCGCGGAGAACCCGGCGCGGCGCGACGAGGTGAAGCTGCGGTTGGCGTGCCTGCGTGGCGAGCGCGGGCCGCGCCCGTGGCGGTGGACACCTGTGCCTTGA
- a CDS encoding GNAT family N-acetyltransferase has product MSEDLAGVWPLLGMRLKTARLELAIADTRDLMNLARASGDIQPADEPRYHKSYLYEPSPDRERHLLQKHWRALAHWKPTSWDLHLAIRLGGVAIGVQNMWANNFAVVRDVETGSWITRSHQGQGYGTEARAAILEFAFAHLGALEAHTSYVKGNIASETVSRKLGYVYNGRRAYDRDGVRTIEHCMLLDAAAWETHRVAGVSVEGGHSRLSGVVRRRLTLRPLGRRGGRAPTA; this is encoded by the coding sequence ATGAGCGAGGACCTGGCCGGCGTCTGGCCACTGCTCGGCATGCGCCTGAAGACGGCGCGCCTGGAGCTGGCGATAGCCGACACCCGCGACCTGATGAATCTCGCCCGCGCCTCCGGTGACATCCAACCCGCGGACGAACCCCGCTACCACAAGTCGTACCTGTACGAGCCGTCACCCGACCGGGAGCGGCACCTGCTGCAGAAGCACTGGCGGGCCCTGGCCCACTGGAAGCCGACGAGCTGGGACCTGCACCTGGCCATCCGCCTGGGCGGCGTCGCGATCGGCGTACAGAACATGTGGGCGAACAACTTCGCGGTCGTCCGCGACGTCGAGACCGGTTCGTGGATCACCCGTAGCCACCAAGGGCAGGGTTACGGCACCGAGGCCCGCGCCGCCATCCTCGAGTTCGCGTTCGCCCACCTGGGCGCGCTCGAAGCTCACACGTCGTACGTCAAAGGCAATATTGCCTCCGAGACCGTGTCGCGCAAGCTCGGCTACGTCTACAACGGCCGCCGCGCCTACGACCGCGACGGGGTCCGCACGATCGAGCACTGCATGCTGCTGGACGCGGCGGCCTGGGAGACGCACCGCGTGGCCGGTGTGTCAGTAGAGGGGGGTCACTCCCGCCTGTCTGGAGTTGTTCGGCGCCGCCTGACCCTGCGGCCTCTTGGACGACGCGGCGGGCGGGCACCGACAGCTTGA
- a CDS encoding phosphotransferase family protein has translation MVDRFSTHDIELGDDLVIKRFRSWGRGEPQREWAALKLLAEHAPGLAATPVRAALDACPPTVVMTRLPGRVLRGEHAMDEQVRAMAAALDQLHHAIPAQAVAALEPAAWRPAAAVDKVRAWADKQPDLGDDSLVRQAFRAGVAWLASSAPDRLTTNPLPPVLGLADGNHANYLWDDQERRVRLVDWEDSGRSDRAFELGEVAEHISRVDGILDVERLLACIDLSQPEAERVRDFRRLSAMGWFLMLGPDGPATPHNPPGTLELQAERVLHLLS, from the coding sequence ATGGTGGATCGATTCAGCACGCACGACATCGAACTCGGCGACGACCTCGTGATCAAGCGATTCAGGTCGTGGGGTCGAGGAGAGCCCCAGCGGGAATGGGCGGCGCTGAAGCTCCTCGCCGAACACGCGCCTGGCCTTGCGGCCACGCCTGTCCGAGCCGCGCTCGACGCCTGTCCCCCCACGGTCGTGATGACCAGGCTGCCCGGCCGCGTTCTGCGTGGCGAGCACGCTATGGACGAGCAAGTCCGCGCGATGGCCGCCGCTCTGGACCAATTGCACCACGCGATCCCCGCTCAAGCGGTTGCAGCGCTCGAGCCTGCCGCGTGGCGGCCTGCCGCAGCCGTGGACAAGGTCCGCGCCTGGGCTGACAAGCAACCTGACCTGGGCGACGACTCTCTGGTACGGCAGGCGTTCCGAGCAGGCGTCGCCTGGCTGGCCTCATCCGCCCCTGACAGGCTCACCACCAACCCGTTGCCTCCTGTTCTCGGGTTGGCTGACGGAAACCACGCCAATTACCTGTGGGATGACCAGGAGCGCCGAGTACGGCTCGTCGACTGGGAAGACTCGGGTCGCAGTGATCGAGCCTTCGAGCTTGGCGAGGTGGCCGAGCATATCTCCCGTGTCGACGGTATCCTGGACGTAGAGCGACTTCTGGCCTGTATCGACCTGAGTCAGCCGGAAGCCGAGCGGGTACGGGACTTTCGCCGCCTGTCCGCTATGGGATGGTTCCTGATGCTTGGCCCCGATGGGCCAGCAACGCCCCACAACCCGCCAGGCACCTTGGAGCTCCAGGCCGAACGGGTTCTGCATCTGCTCAGCTGA